A window of Piliocolobus tephrosceles isolate RC106 chromosome 13, ASM277652v3, whole genome shotgun sequence contains these coding sequences:
- the SAA2 gene encoding serum amyloid A-2 protein isoform X2 produces MKLSIGIIFCSLVLGVSSQRWLTFLKEAGQETKDMWRAYSDMKEANYKNSDKYFHAWGNYDAVQRGPGGVWAAEVIK; encoded by the exons ATGAAGCTCTCCATTGGCATCATTTTCTGCTCCCTGGTACTGGGTGTCAGCAGCCAACGATGGTTAACATTCCTCAAGGAAGCTGGCCAAG agACTAAAGACATGTGGAGAGCCTACTCTGACATGAAAGAAGCCAATTACAAAAATTCAGACAAATACTTCCATGCTTGGGGGAACTATGACGCTGTACAAAGGGGGCCTGGGGGAGTCTGGGCTGCAGAAGTGATCAAGTAA